One window from the genome of Haemorhous mexicanus isolate bHaeMex1 chromosome 22, bHaeMex1.pri, whole genome shotgun sequence encodes:
- the SEPTIN4 gene encoding septin-4 isoform X1, which yields MIKRFLKEDSDEGELTQFLRDCPAADSSRKVEAPESRREPGHPLGSVARVPPDEGSDERDARIFSRSRPSDFQQHIAAPPPPSPNRPRSPWGQLDPYDSSEDDKEYVGFATLPNQVHRKSVKKGFDFTLMVAGESGLGKSTLVNSLFLTDMYRDRKLLNAEERIMQTVEITKHVVDIEEKGVKLRLTIVDTPGFGDAVNNTECWKPVADYIDQQFEQYFRDESGLNRKNIQDNRVHCCIYFISPFGHGLRPLDVEFMRALHQRVNIVPVLAKADTLTPTEVERMKNKIREEIEHYGIRIYQFPECDSDEDEEFKLQDQALKESIPFAVIGSNTVVEAKGRRVRGRLYPWGIVEVENPSHCDFVKLRTMLVRTHMQDLKDVTRETHYENYRTQCIQSMTRMVVKERNRNKLTRESGTDFPIPVIPPVPDVETEKLIREKDEELRRMQEMLQKIQKQMKDTH from the exons ATG ATAAAACGTTTTCTGAAAGAGGACTCCGACGAGGGTGAGCTGACCCAGTTCCTGCGGGATTGCCCAGCAGCTGACAGCTCCAGGAAGGTGGAGGCACCGGAGAGCCGGCGGGAGCCCGGCCACCCCCTGGGCAGCGTGGCCAGGGTCCCCCCAGATGAAGGCAGTGACGAGAGGGACGCCAGGATTTTCTCCCGCTCTCGGCCCTCGGATTTCCAGCAGCATATTgccgcccccccgccccccagCCCCAACCGCCCGCGgagcccctggggacagctggacCCCTACGACTCCTCCGAG GATGACAAGGAGTACGTGGGCTTCGCCACGCTGCCCAACCAGGTGCATCGCAAGTCGGTGAAGAAGGGCTTTGACTTCACCCTCATGGTGGCAG GGGAATCCGGGCTGGGCAAGTCCACCCTGGTCAACAGCCTCTTCCTGACGGACATGTACAGGGACCGCAAGCTGCTCAACGCCGAAG agcGCATCATGCAGACGGTGGAGATCACCAAGCACGTGGTGGACATCGAGGAGAAGGGGGTCAAGCTGCGCCTGACCATCGTGGACACACCGGGCTTCGGGGATGCCGTCAATAACACCGAGTG ctggaagccAGTGGCCGACTACATCGACCAGCAGTTCGAGCAGTATTTCCGTGACGAAAGTGGCCTCAACCGAAAAAACATCCAGGACAACCGAGTGCATTGCTGCATCTACTTCATCTCTCCCTTTGGCCACGG GCTCCGGCCCCTGGACGTGGAGTTCATGAGAGCTCTGCACCAGCGCGTGAACATTGTGCCcgtgctggccaaggctgacACCCTGACCCCCACTGAGGTGGAGCGCATGAAGAACAAG ATCCGGGAGGAGATCGAACACTACGGCATCCGCATCTACCAATTCCCTGAGTGCGACTcagatgaggatgaggagttCAAGCTGCAGGACCAAGCACTGAAG GAGAGCATCCCCTTCGCCGTCATCGGCAGCAACACGGTGGTGGAGGCCAAGGGCCGGCGCGTCCGCGGGCGCCTCTACCCCTGGGGCATCGTGGAAG TGGAGAACCCATCCCACTGCGACTTCGTGAAGCTGCGGACGATGCTGGTGAGGACGCACATGCAGGACCTGAAGGACGTGACACGGGAGACGCACTACGAGAACTACCGCACGCAGTGCATCCAGAGCATGACCCGCATGGTGGTCAAGGAGCGCAACCGCAA CAAGCTGACCCGGGAGAGCGGGACAGACTTCCCCATCCCCGTCATCCCTCCAGTGCCGGACGTGGAGACAGAGAAGCTCATCCGGGAGAAGGACGAGGAG ctgcGGCGGAtgcaggagatgctccagaAGATCCAGAAGCAGATGAAGGACACGCACTAG
- the SEPTIN4 gene encoding septin-4 isoform X2 has translation MGRGGVLAAPEDPEERRGAQGEGAYPCPPECQELAAVPTPQVIKRFLKEDSDEGELTQFLRDCPAADSSRKVEAPESRREPGHPLGSVARVPPDEGSDERDARIFSRSRPSDFQQHIAAPPPPSPNRPRSPWGQLDPYDSSEDDKEYVGFATLPNQVHRKSVKKGFDFTLMVAGESGLGKSTLVNSLFLTDMYRDRKLLNAEERIMQTVEITKHVVDIEEKGVKLRLTIVDTPGFGDAVNNTECWKPVADYIDQQFEQYFRDESGLNRKNIQDNRVHCCIYFISPFGHGLRPLDVEFMRALHQRVNIVPVLAKADTLTPTEVERMKNKIREEIEHYGIRIYQFPECDSDEDEEFKLQDQALKESIPFAVIGSNTVVEAKGRRVRGRLYPWGIVEVENPSHCDFVKLRTMLVRTHMQDLKDVTRETHYENYRTQCIQSMTRMVVKERNRNKLTRESGTDFPIPVIPPVPDVETEKLIREKDEELRRMQEMLQKIQKQMKDTH, from the exons ATGGGGCGCGGGGGGGTCCTGGCTGCCCCAGAAGACCCCGAGGAGCGGCGGGGTGCCCAGGGGGAAGGTGCCTACCCCTGTCCCCCGGagtgccaggagctggctgcCGTCCCCACGCCGCAAGTC ATAAAACGTTTTCTGAAAGAGGACTCCGACGAGGGTGAGCTGACCCAGTTCCTGCGGGATTGCCCAGCAGCTGACAGCTCCAGGAAGGTGGAGGCACCGGAGAGCCGGCGGGAGCCCGGCCACCCCCTGGGCAGCGTGGCCAGGGTCCCCCCAGATGAAGGCAGTGACGAGAGGGACGCCAGGATTTTCTCCCGCTCTCGGCCCTCGGATTTCCAGCAGCATATTgccgcccccccgccccccagCCCCAACCGCCCGCGgagcccctggggacagctggacCCCTACGACTCCTCCGAG GATGACAAGGAGTACGTGGGCTTCGCCACGCTGCCCAACCAGGTGCATCGCAAGTCGGTGAAGAAGGGCTTTGACTTCACCCTCATGGTGGCAG GGGAATCCGGGCTGGGCAAGTCCACCCTGGTCAACAGCCTCTTCCTGACGGACATGTACAGGGACCGCAAGCTGCTCAACGCCGAAG agcGCATCATGCAGACGGTGGAGATCACCAAGCACGTGGTGGACATCGAGGAGAAGGGGGTCAAGCTGCGCCTGACCATCGTGGACACACCGGGCTTCGGGGATGCCGTCAATAACACCGAGTG ctggaagccAGTGGCCGACTACATCGACCAGCAGTTCGAGCAGTATTTCCGTGACGAAAGTGGCCTCAACCGAAAAAACATCCAGGACAACCGAGTGCATTGCTGCATCTACTTCATCTCTCCCTTTGGCCACGG GCTCCGGCCCCTGGACGTGGAGTTCATGAGAGCTCTGCACCAGCGCGTGAACATTGTGCCcgtgctggccaaggctgacACCCTGACCCCCACTGAGGTGGAGCGCATGAAGAACAAG ATCCGGGAGGAGATCGAACACTACGGCATCCGCATCTACCAATTCCCTGAGTGCGACTcagatgaggatgaggagttCAAGCTGCAGGACCAAGCACTGAAG GAGAGCATCCCCTTCGCCGTCATCGGCAGCAACACGGTGGTGGAGGCCAAGGGCCGGCGCGTCCGCGGGCGCCTCTACCCCTGGGGCATCGTGGAAG TGGAGAACCCATCCCACTGCGACTTCGTGAAGCTGCGGACGATGCTGGTGAGGACGCACATGCAGGACCTGAAGGACGTGACACGGGAGACGCACTACGAGAACTACCGCACGCAGTGCATCCAGAGCATGACCCGCATGGTGGTCAAGGAGCGCAACCGCAA CAAGCTGACCCGGGAGAGCGGGACAGACTTCCCCATCCCCGTCATCCCTCCAGTGCCGGACGTGGAGACAGAGAAGCTCATCCGGGAGAAGGACGAGGAG ctgcGGCGGAtgcaggagatgctccagaAGATCCAGAAGCAGATGAAGGACACGCACTAG